The Streptomyces sp. NBC_00691 genome has a segment encoding these proteins:
- a CDS encoding LysR family transcriptional regulator, whose translation MLNLERLRTLDAVARHGSVSGAADGLHVTTSAVSQQLSKLEREVGQQLLAKNGRGVRLTDAGVLLAEHAARILSQVQMAQADIEAQRGQVVGEVRVAAFPTAARGLFPAALAALRQGHPDLRVRTTELEPENGVRAVLRGDADLALVLDWSNKRAPVPGGLERAHLLDDAADVALPAGHPLAGRESADLVDFADEEWVSWPEGEFCHDWLMFTLRSQGIEPRIGHLAGEHHTQLALVAAGLGVCVTPRLGRPVPEGVVFVPVRQQVRRHIYATWRADAGRRPSVRAVVGALRAAAEPLGS comes from the coding sequence ATGTTGAATCTGGAGCGCCTGCGCACCCTCGACGCCGTCGCCCGGCACGGATCGGTCAGCGGTGCGGCCGACGGACTCCACGTCACCACGTCCGCCGTCTCCCAGCAGCTGTCCAAGCTGGAGCGCGAGGTCGGACAGCAGCTGCTCGCCAAGAACGGCCGGGGCGTGCGGCTCACCGACGCCGGTGTGCTGCTCGCCGAGCACGCCGCGCGGATCCTCTCCCAGGTGCAGATGGCCCAGGCCGACATCGAGGCCCAGCGTGGCCAGGTCGTGGGCGAGGTGCGGGTCGCCGCCTTCCCGACGGCTGCCCGGGGCCTCTTCCCGGCCGCGCTCGCCGCCCTGCGTCAGGGGCACCCCGACCTCCGGGTCCGTACGACGGAACTGGAGCCGGAGAACGGCGTGCGCGCGGTGCTGCGCGGCGACGCGGACCTCGCGCTCGTCCTGGACTGGAGCAACAAGCGGGCGCCCGTGCCCGGCGGCCTCGAGCGTGCCCATCTCCTCGACGACGCCGCCGACGTGGCCCTGCCCGCCGGGCATCCGCTGGCCGGGCGGGAGTCGGCGGACCTGGTGGACTTCGCCGACGAGGAGTGGGTCTCCTGGCCCGAGGGCGAGTTCTGCCACGACTGGCTGATGTTCACGCTGCGCTCGCAGGGCATCGAGCCGCGCATCGGTCATCTGGCGGGGGAGCACCACACACAGCTGGCGCTCGTCGCGGCGGGGCTCGGCGTGTGCGTCACGCCCCGGCTCGGGAGGCCCGTGCCGGAGGGGGTCGTCTTCGTGCCCGTACGGCAGCAGGTGCGACGCCACATCTACGCCAC
- a CDS encoding DMT family transporter: MSPAAPPTASSAPRLLDWRVRFGVLALIWGFSFVFIKVGTEGFAPFQVTFGRLLFGTAVLAVALVVKRDRLPRGARVWGHLTVAAFLLNALPFSLFAYAELTIPSTLAGICNATTPLWGMLLSLVALSEDRPTRVRAAGLGIGFMGVLTVLGAWQGFSGVDVTGTALALLASFSYAVGWIYVRRTLSGTGASNLSLAGSQVGLATLQLAVVTPLFTSLPKSVEVLPLLAVIALGALGTGYAMLLQYGVVAEVGPTTAAMVTYFIPVIATAAGVVLLNEQLTWNTPVGALVVLAGAALTQSRGPHRTPPPPPIAGNRTPTATTSPDRAHAPTP; encoded by the coding sequence ATGAGCCCCGCAGCCCCACCCACCGCGTCCTCCGCCCCCCGTCTGCTCGACTGGCGCGTCCGCTTCGGCGTACTGGCCCTGATCTGGGGTTTCAGCTTCGTCTTCATCAAGGTCGGTACGGAGGGCTTCGCACCGTTCCAGGTGACCTTCGGGCGGCTTCTCTTCGGTACGGCGGTGCTCGCCGTCGCCCTGGTCGTGAAGCGGGACCGGCTGCCGCGCGGTGCCCGGGTCTGGGGCCATCTGACGGTGGCGGCGTTCCTCCTGAACGCGCTGCCGTTCTCCCTCTTCGCGTACGCCGAGCTGACCATCCCGTCGACGCTCGCGGGCATCTGCAACGCGACGACGCCGCTGTGGGGCATGCTGCTCTCCCTCGTGGCGCTCTCCGAGGACCGCCCGACCCGGGTGCGCGCGGCGGGCCTGGGCATCGGCTTCATGGGGGTGCTCACGGTCCTCGGCGCCTGGCAGGGCTTCTCGGGCGTCGACGTGACGGGCACGGCGCTGGCCCTGCTGGCCTCGTTCAGCTACGCGGTCGGCTGGATCTACGTCCGAAGGACACTGAGCGGCACAGGTGCCTCGAACCTCTCGCTCGCGGGTTCCCAGGTGGGCCTCGCGACCCTGCAACTGGCGGTCGTCACACCGCTGTTCACCTCGCTTCCGAAGTCGGTGGAGGTACTCCCGCTCCTGGCGGTGATCGCACTCGGCGCCCTCGGTACGGGGTACGCGATGCTGCTGCAGTACGGGGTGGTGGCGGAGGTCGGCCCGACGACGGCGGCGATGGTCACGTACTTCATCCCGGTGATCGCGACGGCGGCGGGAGTGGTGCTCCTGAACGAACAACTGACGTGGAACACGCCGGTGGGCGCACTGGTGGTCCTGGCGGGCGCGGCCCTCACCCAGTCCCGAGGCCCCCACCGAACCCCGCCGCCGCCCCCCATCGCGGGCAACCGCACACCCACCGCGACCACTTCCCCCGACCGAGCCCACGCCCCCACGCCGTGA
- a CDS encoding aminotransferase class I/II-fold pyridoxal phosphate-dependent enzyme, whose protein sequence is MLGEYRIEGRRASDIAASVERGVGLGALEPGRLLPPMRELAGLLGVNPNTVAAAYRTLRERGVIETDGRRGSRVRPRPATTARGSIRVEAPAGVRDVSNGSPDPALLPPLGEAFAEVARRYAERPGMYGEAPVDEEFGRLARAAFDADGVPDGPIGVTSGSLDAVERVLAVHLRPGDAVAVEDPGWGSLLDLVPALGLRPVPIAVDDEGPLPEAVERAITKDGARAVIVTDRAQNPTGACVTRARAGELRRVLAGHPGVLLVEDDHGHGIVAQPLHPLAGGTDHWVLIRSVAKAYGPDLRIAAFTGDAETVDRVLGRQRLGPGWVSRLLQRTVAHLWAAEAVDPAVVARAYGKRRDGLVRALARRGVEAHGRSGMNVWVPVPDETGAVAGLVAAGWAVAPGARFRMETGPAVRVTVSGLAVTEIEPLAEAVAAAVGPVTARSYG, encoded by the coding sequence GTGCTAGGAGAGTATCGGATCGAAGGTCGTCGTGCATCGGACATCGCCGCGAGTGTGGAGCGGGGGGTGGGGCTCGGAGCGCTCGAACCCGGCCGACTCCTGCCACCCATGAGGGAGTTGGCCGGCCTGCTGGGCGTCAACCCGAACACCGTCGCCGCCGCCTACCGCACCCTGCGCGAACGCGGCGTCATCGAGACCGACGGGCGGCGCGGCAGCCGGGTGCGCCCGCGGCCCGCCACGACCGCGCGCGGCTCGATCCGCGTGGAGGCCCCCGCGGGGGTCAGGGACGTCAGCAACGGCAGCCCCGACCCCGCCCTGCTGCCCCCGCTCGGCGAGGCCTTCGCCGAGGTCGCGCGGAGGTACGCCGAACGGCCCGGCATGTACGGAGAGGCTCCCGTCGACGAGGAGTTCGGGCGCCTCGCGCGCGCCGCCTTCGACGCGGACGGGGTGCCGGACGGTCCCATCGGCGTCACGTCCGGGTCCCTCGACGCCGTCGAACGGGTACTCGCCGTGCACCTGCGGCCCGGCGACGCCGTCGCCGTCGAGGACCCGGGCTGGGGCAGCCTCCTCGACCTGGTGCCCGCGCTCGGACTGCGGCCCGTGCCGATCGCCGTCGACGACGAGGGGCCGCTCCCCGAGGCGGTCGAGCGCGCGATCACGAAGGACGGGGCGCGGGCGGTGATCGTGACGGACCGGGCGCAGAACCCGACCGGCGCGTGCGTGACCCGGGCCCGCGCGGGGGAGCTGCGGCGGGTGCTCGCCGGGCATCCTGGTGTGCTGCTCGTCGAGGACGACCACGGACATGGGATCGTCGCCCAGCCGCTCCACCCGCTGGCCGGGGGCACCGACCACTGGGTGCTGATCCGCTCGGTCGCCAAGGCCTACGGCCCGGACCTGCGGATCGCCGCCTTCACCGGTGACGCCGAGACCGTCGACCGGGTGCTCGGCCGGCAGCGGCTCGGGCCCGGCTGGGTCAGCCGGCTCCTCCAGCGGACCGTCGCGCACCTCTGGGCCGCGGAGGCGGTGGACCCGGCTGTGGTCGCGCGCGCGTACGGGAAACGGCGCGACGGACTCGTACGGGCGCTGGCCCGGCGGGGCGTCGAGGCGCACGGCCGCAGCGGCATGAACGTGTGGGTGCCGGTGCCCGACGAGACCGGGGCGGTGGCGGGACTGGTGGCCGCGGGGTGGGCGGTGGCGCCGGGGGCGCGGTTCCGGATGGAGACCGGGCCGGCGGTGCGGGTGACGGTGTCGGGGCTCGCCGTGACGGAGATCGAACCGCTGGCCGAGGCGGTGGCGGCGGCGGTGGGGCCGGTGACGGCGCGGAGCTATGGGTGA
- a CDS encoding pyridoxamine 5'-phosphate oxidase family protein, which yields MSTTADTAADRTSAEAADTAAVADTYTPTDRTVPTRSRQRASYDKALVHSILDEAYVCHLGFVRDGAPVVLPTLFGRVGDRLYVHGSTGSRPLRAAGDGVAAPGLPVCLTVTHVDGLVLARSAFHHSLNYRSVVVLGTAHQVTDPEELRIALDALVDQVVPGRSADSRPANAKELAATAVIRLDLNEVSAKVRTGGPNDDAEDLGLPHWSGVVPVRGGYGVPVPADDLDPAVALPDYLTAL from the coding sequence ATGAGCACCACCGCCGACACGGCCGCCGACAGGACCTCCGCCGAGGCCGCCGACACCGCTGCCGTCGCCGACACGTACACGCCGACCGACCGGACCGTCCCCACCCGCTCCCGCCAGCGCGCGTCGTACGACAAGGCCCTGGTCCACTCGATACTCGACGAGGCGTACGTCTGCCACCTGGGGTTCGTGCGGGACGGCGCGCCGGTCGTGCTCCCGACGCTCTTCGGCCGCGTCGGCGACCGCCTCTATGTGCACGGCTCGACCGGCTCGCGGCCGCTGCGCGCGGCAGGCGACGGCGTCGCCGCCCCCGGCCTGCCCGTCTGTCTGACCGTGACCCACGTCGACGGCCTCGTGCTCGCCCGCTCCGCCTTCCACCACTCCCTCAACTACCGCTCGGTCGTGGTCCTCGGCACCGCGCACCAGGTCACCGACCCCGAGGAACTCCGCATCGCCCTCGACGCCCTGGTCGACCAGGTCGTTCCCGGCCGCTCCGCCGACTCGCGCCCCGCGAACGCCAAGGAGCTCGCCGCCACGGCCGTGATCCGTCTGGACCTGAACGAGGTCTCGGCGAAGGTCCGCACCGGCGGCCCCAACGACGACGCCGAGGACCTCGGCCTCCCCCACTGGTCCGGCGTGGTCCCGGTGCGCGGCGGCTACGGCGTCCCGGTCCCGGCCGACGACCTCGACCCGGCCGTCGCCCTGCCCGACTACCTGACCGCGCTCTAG
- a CDS encoding FMN-binding negative transcriptional regulator, whose translation MLIHPWDAPHDEGEWRDWLSRHDFGQLAVNGLPGEPPWVQPMHFRYEAEPGPYGRVLTHLARPNPLWRALEANPTVLLGVVDDYVFVPGTWTAPEGTPTAHGTPTSYYAAVQLRCTAHVVDDPAEKAELLNRQVAHFQPDGGTAPAAPGEAPFGRMLSGIRVLRLDVTEVRAKFKYAGNKPQEVQDRVMERLAERDGPRDRAARGHQLRRRTAD comes from the coding sequence ATGCTGATCCACCCCTGGGACGCCCCCCACGACGAGGGCGAGTGGCGCGACTGGCTCTCCCGCCACGACTTCGGCCAGCTCGCCGTGAACGGCCTGCCCGGAGAGCCGCCGTGGGTGCAGCCGATGCACTTCCGGTACGAGGCCGAGCCCGGCCCGTACGGCCGGGTGCTGACCCATCTGGCCCGCCCGAACCCGCTGTGGCGCGCCCTGGAGGCGAACCCGACGGTGCTCCTCGGCGTGGTCGACGACTACGTCTTCGTGCCGGGCACCTGGACGGCCCCCGAGGGGACGCCGACGGCGCACGGCACGCCCACCTCCTACTACGCCGCCGTCCAGCTGCGCTGCACCGCGCACGTGGTCGACGATCCGGCGGAGAAGGCGGAGCTCCTCAACCGCCAGGTCGCCCACTTCCAGCCGGACGGCGGCACGGCCCCCGCCGCTCCCGGCGAGGCGCCGTTCGGCCGCATGCTGTCGGGAATCCGGGTGCTGCGCCTGGACGTGACCGAGGTGCGGGCCAAGTTCAAGTACGCCGGGAACAAGCCGCAGGAGGTCCAGGACCGGGTCATGGAGCGGCTGGCCGAGCGCGACGGCCCCCGCGACCGGGCGGCGCGCGGCCACCAGCTGCGCCGACGCACCGCCGACTGA
- a CDS encoding DMT family transporter, translating to MSNSSESALSVGRSLLYLIVAGIAWGTAGAAASLIFRVSDMGPLALSFWRCVGGLVLLLGALALRPRRPAARTTAESRGRRTARILGTGIGLTVFQSAYFAAVEATGLAVGTVVTLGAGPVLIAVGARLTMGERLGRGGITAVTGALAGLFVLVLGGGAAEVRPLGVVLAVVSAAGYAAITLLTRYLGRDGGRSDALSTTTWAFAIGAAGLLPAAFAEGAVPHTDAPVGVLLLLVYVAAVPTALAYALYFAGAAVVRAATVSVIMLLEPVSAAVIAVSLLGERLTAAVVLGTLLLLAAVTGLAFAEARTATAQRRREAVAV from the coding sequence GTGTCGAACTCCTCGGAATCCGCCCTGTCCGTCGGGCGGAGCCTGCTCTATCTGATCGTCGCCGGGATCGCCTGGGGCACGGCCGGTGCCGCCGCCTCGCTGATCTTCCGCGTCAGCGACATGGGCCCGCTGGCCCTGTCCTTCTGGCGTTGCGTCGGCGGTCTCGTCCTGCTGCTCGGGGCGCTCGCCCTGCGGCCCCGGCGCCCGGCCGCCCGTACCACCGCGGAATCGCGCGGCCGCCGGACGGCCCGCATCCTCGGTACGGGGATCGGGCTGACCGTCTTCCAGAGCGCCTACTTCGCCGCCGTCGAGGCCACCGGCCTGGCGGTCGGCACGGTCGTCACGCTGGGCGCGGGCCCCGTCCTCATCGCGGTCGGCGCCCGTCTCACCATGGGCGAACGCCTCGGCCGGGGCGGCATCACCGCCGTCACCGGGGCGCTCGCCGGGCTCTTCGTCCTCGTCCTCGGCGGCGGGGCGGCGGAGGTCCGCCCGCTGGGTGTCGTCCTCGCGGTCGTCTCGGCGGCCGGATACGCGGCGATCACCCTCCTCACGCGCTACCTCGGCCGGGACGGCGGCCGCTCGGACGCGCTGTCCACCACGACCTGGGCCTTCGCGATCGGGGCGGCCGGGCTGCTGCCCGCGGCGTTCGCGGAGGGAGCCGTGCCGCACACGGACGCGCCGGTCGGCGTGCTGCTCCTGCTCGTCTACGTGGCCGCCGTGCCGACCGCGCTCGCCTACGCGCTGTACTTCGCCGGGGCGGCGGTCGTCCGGGCCGCCACCGTCTCCGTGATCATGCTTCTGGAGCCGGTGAGCGCGGCCGTGATCGCCGTCTCACTGCTGGGTGAGCGGCTCACCGCCGCCGTCGTGCTCGGCACGCTGCTGCTGCTGGCCGCCGTCACGGGCCTCGCGTTCGCCGAGGCGCGAACGGCGACGGCGCAGCGGAGGCGGGAGGCCGTGGCGGTGTAG
- a CDS encoding EamA family transporter translates to MHASQGRSAGLGLALASAFAFGGSGVAAKPLIEAGLDPLHVVWLRVAGAALVMLPVAWRHRDLLRRKPALLVGFGLLAVAGVQAFYFASISRIPVGVALLIEYLAPALVLGWVRFVQRRPVTRAAALGVVLAVGGLACVVQIWSGLTFDLVGLLLALAAACCQVGYFVLSDQGSGEAEQADPIGVIAYGLLIGALVLTVVARPWSMDWALLGGSADMDGTSVPAWLLLGWIVLIATVLAYVTGVVSVRRLSPQVAGVVACLEAVIATVLAWVLLGQYLDAPQIIGGAVVLVGAFIAQSSTPKAPAAVPVAGSAADLGVVDAAGVGGAAGVARAAGVADAVGVTGAGGVADRDTGLSARRTGP, encoded by the coding sequence ATGCACGCGTCTCAGGGGAGAAGCGCCGGCCTGGGACTAGCCCTGGCCTCGGCCTTCGCATTCGGTGGTTCAGGAGTGGCGGCCAAGCCGCTCATCGAGGCGGGACTCGACCCGCTCCATGTGGTGTGGCTCCGGGTCGCCGGCGCCGCGCTCGTCATGCTCCCGGTGGCGTGGCGCCACCGTGACCTCCTGCGCCGCAAACCCGCTCTCCTGGTGGGCTTCGGGCTGCTCGCCGTCGCCGGTGTCCAGGCCTTCTACTTCGCCTCGATCTCCCGCATCCCCGTCGGCGTCGCCCTGCTCATCGAGTACCTCGCCCCGGCCCTCGTCCTCGGCTGGGTCCGCTTCGTCCAGCGCAGGCCCGTCACCCGCGCCGCCGCCCTCGGCGTCGTCCTGGCCGTCGGCGGTCTCGCCTGTGTCGTCCAGATCTGGTCGGGGCTCACCTTCGACCTCGTCGGCCTCCTCCTGGCGCTCGCCGCCGCCTGCTGCCAGGTCGGCTACTTCGTCCTCTCCGACCAGGGTTCGGGAGAGGCCGAACAGGCAGACCCCATCGGCGTCATCGCGTACGGGCTGCTCATCGGCGCGCTCGTCCTCACCGTCGTCGCCCGGCCGTGGAGCATGGACTGGGCGCTGCTCGGCGGCAGCGCCGACATGGACGGCACCTCCGTGCCCGCGTGGCTGCTGCTCGGCTGGATCGTGCTGATCGCCACGGTGCTCGCGTACGTCACCGGCGTCGTCTCGGTGCGTCGGCTCTCGCCGCAGGTGGCGGGTGTCGTGGCCTGTCTCGAGGCCGTCATCGCGACGGTGCTCGCCTGGGTGCTGCTCGGGCAGTACCTCGACGCGCCGCAGATCATCGGCGGCGCGGTGGTCCTGGTCGGAGCCTTCATCGCCCAGTCGTCGACACCGAAGGCACCTGCGGCGGTACCCGTGGCGGGGTCGGCGGCGGATCTCGGTGTGGTGGACGCGGCTGGTGTGGGAGGTGCGGCAGGAGTGGCGCGTGCTGCTGGTGTGGCGGACGCGGTCGGCGTGACGGGCGCTGGTGGTGTGGCGGACCGTGATACCGGCTTGTCCGCGCGACGGACCGGGCCCTAG
- a CDS encoding Clp protease N-terminal domain-containing protein: MHRPVPIPQQPLRQPAAPRAELAPFLTPSLMTVVTGARRRALRDGDRQIDTAHLLHSLIESDPEAGAVFEGGQQLARVLGYLVQRSIGYGLRWQRSVEESGAGRLLPASRGSGGQDGRASGWSPAATVALEEAFRRAAARGDTRARGLDLLAVVAADPESRAAEVLRRAGVDPAALNARAGAPAGARAEAGPAALAEGSVPWRDGGPSQQV, from the coding sequence GTGCACCGTCCCGTCCCGATTCCTCAGCAGCCGCTCCGGCAGCCCGCCGCCCCGCGCGCGGAACTCGCGCCCTTCCTGACGCCGTCCCTGATGACGGTCGTGACCGGCGCGCGCCGAAGAGCCCTCCGGGACGGCGACCGGCAGATCGACACCGCCCACCTCCTGCACTCGCTCATCGAGTCCGATCCCGAGGCGGGCGCCGTCTTCGAGGGCGGTCAGCAGCTCGCCCGGGTCCTGGGCTACCTCGTGCAGCGTTCCATCGGATACGGGCTGCGCTGGCAGCGCTCCGTCGAGGAGTCGGGGGCCGGCCGACTGCTGCCCGCCAGCCGTGGGTCCGGTGGGCAGGACGGCCGGGCCTCCGGCTGGTCGCCCGCCGCGACCGTGGCCCTGGAGGAGGCCTTCCGGCGGGCCGCCGCGCGCGGGGACACCCGGGCGCGCGGTCTGGACCTCCTCGCAGTCGTCGCCGCCGATCCGGAGAGCCGGGCCGCCGAGGTGCTGCGCCGCGCCGGCGTCGATCCGGCAGCGCTGAACGCCCGTGCGGGAGCCCCGGCCGGGGCCCGTGCGGAGGCCGGTCCGGCCGCGCTGGCGGAAGGATCCGTTCCGTGGCGTGACGGGGGTCCGTCTCAACAGGTGTGA
- a CDS encoding type II toxin-antitoxin system Rv0910 family toxin, whose protein sequence is MAEVSAEARIEAPAEKVWAQLVDFPSYGEWNATHTNFPNGGPATLEAGATFTENMKLMGFPAEVLWTVEELAAERAFAIKGKGPMGVLVTTRYSLAPDGDATTVRIDGEFTGAAVSLMAGKLKDSATAALTESLRKLSGLVA, encoded by the coding sequence ATGGCCGAAGTCAGCGCGGAGGCACGGATCGAGGCACCGGCCGAGAAGGTCTGGGCACAGCTCGTGGACTTCCCCTCGTACGGCGAGTGGAACGCCACCCACACCAACTTCCCGAACGGCGGCCCGGCCACCCTCGAGGCGGGTGCCACCTTCACGGAGAACATGAAGCTGATGGGCTTCCCGGCCGAGGTGCTCTGGACGGTCGAGGAGCTGGCGGCCGAGCGCGCCTTCGCCATCAAGGGCAAGGGCCCGATGGGCGTGCTCGTCACCACCCGCTACTCGCTGGCGCCGGACGGGGACGCCACGACCGTGCGGATCGACGGCGAGTTCACCGGCGCGGCGGTCTCGCTCATGGCGGGCAAGCTCAAGGACTCGGCGACGGCGGCCCTGACGGAGTCGCTGCGCAAGCTCTCTGGCCTGGTGGCCTGA
- a CDS encoding PadR family transcriptional regulator: MRSHGHEYGNGHGAGRGGCGPGPRGDFEGRRAAFGPFGPGFGGGGPFGGGRGHGGGRGRARRGDVRASILALLKDRPMHGYEMIREIGERSDGAWRPSPGSVYPTLQMLEDEGLITSASEGGKKLFTLTDTGRAEAEQGPDAPWEDAGRGVDWEAMNEIRQAGFGLMEAFGQVWKAGSAEQRKKAVGVINEARKKLYLILADED; the protein is encoded by the coding sequence ATGCGTTCACATGGACACGAGTACGGAAACGGACACGGAGCCGGCCGTGGAGGCTGCGGCCCCGGGCCTCGCGGTGACTTCGAAGGACGACGCGCGGCGTTCGGTCCCTTCGGGCCGGGCTTCGGCGGCGGTGGCCCCTTCGGTGGCGGACGCGGTCACGGGGGCGGCCGGGGGCGGGCGCGGCGCGGCGACGTGCGTGCCTCGATCCTGGCGCTCCTCAAGGACCGCCCGATGCACGGCTACGAGATGATCAGGGAGATCGGCGAGCGCAGCGACGGGGCCTGGCGGCCCAGCCCCGGCTCGGTCTACCCGACCCTCCAGATGCTGGAGGACGAGGGCCTGATCACCAGCGCGAGCGAGGGCGGCAAGAAGCTGTTCACGCTCACCGACACCGGACGCGCCGAGGCCGAACAGGGCCCCGACGCGCCCTGGGAGGACGCCGGGCGCGGTGTCGACTGGGAGGCCATGAACGAGATCCGGCAGGCCGGCTTCGGTCTGATGGAGGCGTTCGGGCAGGTCTGGAAGGCCGGCAGCGCCGAACAGCGGAAGAAGGCCGTCGGCGTGATCAACGAGGCCCGCAAGAAGCTCTACCTCATCCTGGCCGACGAGGACTGA
- a CDS encoding PhzF family phenazine biosynthesis protein: MRIRIVDAFTDQPFSGNPAGVLLLDSFPDDAWLQRVAAEVNLSETAFAHPLPAGGEADWALRWFTPTTEVDMCGHATLATAHVLHSTGTASGPVRFAARCGLLGATAETDGTITMDFPTSSLTPVPVPDGLEKALGAEVVAVHDTADHIGDLVVELRDEATVRALAPDLAALMALSTRGIIATAAAQQPDGGYDFVSRGFFPAVGIDEDPVTGSAHTALAPYWSARFGRDDLAGLQGGARTGIVRTRLRGDRTLLNGHAVTVIEGDLHA, encoded by the coding sequence ATGAGGATCCGAATCGTCGACGCCTTCACCGACCAGCCCTTCTCCGGCAACCCGGCCGGAGTCCTGCTCCTGGACTCCTTCCCGGACGACGCCTGGCTCCAGCGGGTCGCCGCTGAGGTCAACCTCTCCGAGACGGCCTTCGCCCACCCGCTGCCCGCCGGCGGCGAGGCCGACTGGGCCCTCCGCTGGTTCACCCCCACCACCGAGGTCGACATGTGCGGCCACGCCACGCTGGCCACGGCCCACGTCCTGCACTCCACCGGTACGGCGAGCGGCCCCGTCCGCTTCGCGGCCCGCTGCGGCCTCCTCGGCGCCACCGCCGAGACCGACGGCACGATCACGATGGACTTCCCGACCTCCTCCCTCACCCCGGTCCCCGTCCCGGACGGCCTGGAGAAGGCGCTCGGCGCCGAGGTCGTCGCCGTCCACGACACGGCCGACCACATCGGCGACCTCGTCGTCGAACTCCGCGACGAGGCCACCGTGCGCGCCCTGGCGCCGGACCTCGCGGCCCTGATGGCCCTCTCGACCCGCGGCATCATCGCCACCGCCGCCGCCCAGCAGCCGGACGGCGGCTACGACTTCGTCTCCCGCGGCTTCTTCCCCGCCGTCGGCATCGACGAGGACCCGGTGACCGGCAGCGCCCACACCGCGCTCGCCCCCTACTGGTCGGCCCGGTTCGGCCGCGACGACCTGGCCGGCCTGCAGGGCGGCGCCCGCACCGGCATCGTCCGGACGAGGCTGCGTGGCGACCGCACCCTCCTGAACGGTCACGCCGTCACGGTCATCGAGGGCGACCTGCACGCCTGA
- a CDS encoding CPBP family intramembrane glutamic endopeptidase, with protein MSDASLPPDGLSRRVLRNETLIVLALSLGASALSSLISFIGSLTKSGALREQAATLNGSYAPGRPWLDLSWQLFGIASALVPVLLVAHLLLREGSGLRAIGFDRTRPWPDLGRGTLVAAGIGSAGLAFYLAARATGFNLTVVPESLPDVWWKYPVLILSAIQNSVLEEVIVVGYLLRRLGQLGWTPMAALVASSVLRGSYHLYQGIGGFVGNVVMGVVFVLLYRRWGRVGPLVVAHALLDIVAFVGYGLLAGKVGWLPTV; from the coding sequence GTGAGTGACGCTTCCCTGCCTCCCGACGGGCTCTCGCGCCGAGTGCTGCGCAACGAGACGCTCATCGTCCTCGCGCTCTCGCTCGGGGCGAGCGCCCTGTCGTCCCTCATCAGCTTCATCGGCTCGCTCACCAAGTCCGGGGCATTGAGGGAACAGGCGGCCACGCTCAACGGCTCGTACGCGCCGGGACGGCCCTGGCTCGACCTGTCCTGGCAGCTCTTCGGCATCGCCTCGGCTCTCGTGCCGGTCCTGCTCGTCGCCCATCTGCTGCTGCGGGAGGGCTCGGGGCTCAGGGCCATCGGCTTCGACCGGACCCGGCCCTGGCCCGATCTGGGTCGCGGGACGCTGGTCGCGGCGGGCATCGGCAGCGCGGGCCTCGCCTTCTATCTGGCGGCGCGGGCGACCGGCTTCAACCTCACCGTGGTGCCCGAGTCGCTGCCCGACGTGTGGTGGAAGTACCCGGTGCTGATCCTCTCGGCGATCCAGAACTCCGTTCTGGAGGAGGTCATCGTCGTCGGGTATCTGCTGCGCAGACTCGGGCAGTTGGGGTGGACGCCGATGGCCGCGCTGGTGGCGAGCTCGGTGCTGCGCGGCTCGTACCACCTCTACCAGGGGATCGGCGGGTTCGTCGGCAACGTGGTGATGGGCGTGGTCTTCGTCCTGCTGTACCGGCGCTGGGGGCGGGTCGGGCCGCTGGTCGTGGCGCACGCGCTGCTCGACATCGTGGCCTTCGTCGGATACGGGCTCCTCGCGGGCAAGGTGGGCTGGCTGCCCACGGTATGA